Proteins encoded in a region of the Oscillospiraceae bacterium genome:
- a CDS encoding rubrerythrin family protein, with amino-acid sequence MELKDSKTKINLMKAFAGESQARNRYTFAASEAKKQQLHVIEVIFNYTAGQEKEHAELFYDALGELKGENINIEGGYPVDKSTNILELLKSAVHNEQEEFSPVYPDFAKMAKEEGFIKVANLFDKIALIEKTHAERFMQFANLLENNKLFSDDNEVEWVCLNCGHVHKGKEAPKNCPVCDHNQGYFIRKEFSPYTN; translated from the coding sequence ATGGAACTTAAAGACAGTAAAACCAAAATTAATCTGATGAAAGCGTTTGCAGGAGAAAGCCAGGCAAGAAACCGTTATACTTTTGCTGCAAGTGAAGCAAAAAAACAACAGCTTCATGTTATTGAAGTTATCTTTAATTATACTGCAGGTCAGGAAAAAGAACATGCAGAACTTTTTTATGACGCACTAGGTGAACTAAAAGGCGAAAACATTAATATCGAAGGCGGATATCCTGTAGATAAATCTACAAATATTTTAGAACTTTTAAAAAGCGCCGTTCATAATGAACAGGAAGAATTTTCTCCTGTTTATCCTGATTTTGCAAAAATGGCAAAAGAAGAAGGTTTCATTAAAGTTGCAAATCTATTTGACAAAATTGCTTTAATTGAAAAAACTCACGCCGAAAGATTTATGCAATTTGCAAATCTTCTTGAAAACAACAAATTATTCTCTGACGACAACGAAGTTGAATGGGTATGTTTAAATTGCGGGCATGTTCACAAAGGAAAAGAAGCACCGAAAAATTGTCCTGTTTGCGATCATAATCAGGGTTATTTCATAAGAAAAGAATTTTCTCCTTATACAAATTAG
- a CDS encoding galactokinase, with protein sequence MKNNIFTKEVLEKIELLYDNNEETKERYLNAVNTFKKLYKRDDFNIFSAPGRTEIIGNHTDHQRGMAMAGSVNLDVIGVAAKNNSDFVRVVSFGYEKEDIVNVNELDIREHEKERSVSLIRGIVKAFVDLGYKVGGLDIYVSSNVLKGSGLSSSAAFEVLIATIVNHMYCDAKEDAISIAKIGKYAENVYFGKPCGLLDQLASSVGGFVYMDFCDNSNPKVEKIELNYKKEGYTLCILDTGGSHADLTNDYADISGELKKISQHFGKEVLREVPEDDFIREIKMLREKAGDRAVLRAFHVYEENKRVETAKNCLKEKDFNGFLQILKVSGNSSFKYLQNVYSPSDTKQQGLALALLLAEKILKDKGAFRVHGGGFAGTIQAFVPNELVDEYVSEMESVFGKGKCHKLFVRPLGATKIL encoded by the coding sequence ATGAAAAATAATATTTTTACAAAAGAAGTTTTAGAAAAAATAGAACTTTTATATGACAATAATGAAGAAACAAAAGAAAGATATCTTAATGCGGTAAATACATTTAAGAAACTTTATAAAAGGGATGATTTTAATATTTTCTCTGCACCTGGCAGAACGGAAATAATAGGCAACCATACCGATCATCAGCGTGGTATGGCAATGGCGGGAAGCGTTAATCTGGATGTAATCGGTGTAGCAGCAAAAAATAATTCTGATTTTGTAAGAGTGGTATCTTTTGGTTATGAAAAAGAAGACATAGTTAATGTAAATGAACTCGATATTAGAGAACACGAAAAAGAAAGATCAGTTTCACTTATAAGAGGGATTGTTAAAGCGTTTGTTGACTTAGGGTATAAAGTAGGAGGGCTTGATATATATGTTTCAAGCAATGTTTTAAAAGGCTCTGGACTTTCTTCTTCTGCCGCGTTTGAAGTTTTAATTGCAACTATAGTAAATCATATGTACTGCGATGCTAAAGAAGATGCAATATCTATTGCTAAAATTGGCAAGTATGCAGAAAATGTTTATTTTGGGAAACCTTGCGGGCTATTAGACCAGTTGGCTTCAAGTGTAGGCGGTTTTGTATATATGGATTTTTGCGATAATTCTAATCCTAAAGTTGAAAAAATAGAACTAAACTACAAAAAAGAAGGATATACTTTGTGTATTCTTGATACAGGTGGAAGTCACGCTGATTTAACTAATGACTATGCTGATATTTCGGGAGAACTTAAGAAAATATCACAACATTTTGGAAAAGAAGTTTTAAGAGAAGTACCTGAGGATGATTTTATAAGAGAAATCAAGATGCTAAGAGAAAAAGCAGGCGACAGGGCGGTTTTAAGAGCATTTCATGTGTATGAAGAAAATAAAAGGGTAGAAACGGCTAAAAATTGTCTTAAAGAAAAAGATTTTAATGGATTTTTACAAATTTTAAAAGTATCAGGAAACTCGTCTTTTAAATACTTACAAAATGTATATTCTCCATCAGATACTAAACAGCAAGGACTTGCTTTAGCACTATTACTTGCTGAGAAAATTTTAAAAGATAAAGGTGCTTTTCGTGTTCATGGAGGCGGGTTCGCAGGAACAATACAAGCATTTGTTCCAAATGAACTTGTAGATGAATATGTTTCTGAAATGGAAAGCGTATTCGGAAAGGGAAAATGTCACAAACTTTTTGTAAGACCGCTTGGCGCAACAAAAATATTATAG